In Xyrauchen texanus isolate HMW12.3.18 chromosome 13, RBS_HiC_50CHRs, whole genome shotgun sequence, a single genomic region encodes these proteins:
- the LOC127654320 gene encoding general transcription factor II-I repeat domain-containing protein 2-like, with product MESIKGTTRGVDLYDSLTGVIERLKLPWCKLVNVTTDGSPNLTGKNVGLLKRIQDKVKEENPELDIIFLHCIIHQEVLCKSVLQLDHVVKVVVKLVNFIRARGLNHRQFIQFLEETDADHQDLLYHSNVRWLSLGKACQRVWELKGEISSFLELMGKAGDFPELSDTDWLCDFAFAVDILAHMNVLNEKLQGKDQFVHDMHANVKAFKTKLTLFSRQI from the coding sequence ATGGAGTCCATAAAGGGGACAACACGAGGAGTGGACTTGTATGACAGCTTGACTGGTGTCATCGAGAGGCTTAAGTTACCATGGTGTAAACTTGTGAATGTCACCACAGATGGATCGCCAAATTTGACAGGAAAAAACGTTGGGCTGCTGAAAAGAATCCAGGATAAGGTGAAAGAGGAAAACCCTGAGTTGGATATCATTTTCCTGCactgcataatccaccaggaagTCCTGTGCAAGTCTGTCTTGCAGCTTGATCACGTAGTGAAGGTAGTCGTAAAGCTTGTAAACTTCATTAGAGCAAGAGGACTTAACCATCGTCAGTTCATTCAATTCCTTGAAGAAACTGATGCTGATCACCAGGACTTACTGTACCACTCTAATGTCCGTTGGTTAAGTTTGGGAAAAGCATGTCAGCGAGTGTGGGAGCTCAAAGGGGAGATAAGCTCATTTTTGGAGTTAATGGGGAAGGCTGGTGATTTTCCTGAGCTGAGCGACACAGACTGGCTTTGTGATTTTGCGTTCGCTGTGGACATATTGGCACATATGAACGTGCTGAATGAGAAGCTACAAGGGAAAGATCAATTTGTGCATGACATGCATGCAAATGTGAAAGCCTTCAAAACCAaattgactttattctcaagGCAAATTTAA